The genomic stretch ttaaatcatttatattaaatcGTTAGGATCATCGTAGAGACAAGTATTCAGGAAAGGGAGGATGGGAACTAACTTTAATTGAATTCCAGTTATACAATATGCcttattacattattgatttaATCCTCATATATCCCTATAAGATtggtaatatttttcctttttatagattAAGAAATTGAGATTCAGGAATATTAATTTGCCCAGGATCATGCAAGTAGGATGATCGAATTTAACATCAAAAGTCTACTTCCACTCAGCCACTTCTGCCTTGTTTTGCTAAGTTCCCCCATGTGTCTGTTAGTAAACTCATAACTAAAAAGGTCTTGCATTTTTGGATAGCTTTTTAGCTCACGAGCACACTGTATCCCACCAGAGGTCCATAGATCAAACTAAAAATCACTTCCTGAAGACACGTGTCTAAGGTTGTTTTAGTTAGAAGGAATTGAGCTCTGTACATTTCTTCGTTACCATTGTATTCTaataaagaagtttatttttaaaagtttttacaCTGTGTTTATGTGTATGATACTCCTACTACAGAAAAATCAATCTGTTACTATGTTTTCGTCACAACTGACACAAAATACTAAATACAGTTATAGCCTGTATTACTCATGTAGGACTAAAGCATTTGTGCAGTAAGCCTTAATTGGACAAGAAGTAAATATATCGTTTGATAGTCAGAGAATCACATTCTTAGAATCAACAGTTTATGTTTAACACCAACTTGTTCATTCTTAAATCAGTTGCCCTCTCCCCTCCAAAAATGAAAGCTTACGTTCAGTTTAAAGTCATCTGCTAAGAAGGaagtttttatttaacttaattaaaTCTATAATAGCACCACTAGACAGCTGAATTTTCTTGGTGTACTTTTCAGTTTGAgtgggatttttaaaagacatctttttctctcctcagctGACGACAGTGCAGAGACTGCTTGCTGAAAAGGCCACTCATGTGAACACTAGAGATGAGGATAAGTACACCCCTCTTCATCGAGCAGCCTACAGTGGAAACTTAAATGTTGTCCGTGAGCTGATAGCACAAGGAGCAGATGTGCACGCGGTGACCGTGGATGGCTGGACACCCCTGCACAGTGCTTGTAAGTGGAATAATACTAGAGTAGCTTCTTTCTTGCTTCAGCACGACGCAGATATCAATGCCCAAACAAAAGGCCTCCTGACCCCCTTACATCTCGCTGCTGGGAACAGAGACAGCAAAGATACCCTGGAACTTCTCCTGATGAACCGCTACATCAAACCAGATCTGAAGAACAACCTGGAAGAAACAGCATTTGATATCGCCAGGAGGACAAGTATCTATCAGTACCTCTTTGAAATTGTGGAAGGCTGCACAAATTCTTCACCTCAGTCTTAACACTTCTGATCCTTTTCTTTAAGTTTCGAAGTACCAGTGCCTCTTCTGTGTGAGATGTGAAAAATCCCCGTAATACAAAGTTGACATCAAACATCTTACAACAAAAAATTCAGTGGTACTCATTATATAAATTCTTTCCAAGTGAATTGCCTGACCATGATGTCAGAAGTGTTTTGAGAGTTGTTTGCGTTGATCTTTAATGATTTCTGTGGAGTGTGtgatttttatcagaaataattttaactaaaaaaccTGTCACGGGTTGTACAGAAAACTAATGATATTTTTGGTGCTGATCCAAGAAAAacgtatttttaaatattccccATCCTGAAtctttgttaaagatttttgtgaAAGTATTTAGTATACTGACATGTATTTTTATAAGGTAAGGTAActcagaatttaatttaaaagtcttCAATATACTGGTGCAGTTCAGCTGTCTCCTCTGTGTTACCATAgccatttgctttcattttaaaccGTAAGAACTAACATAGCGTCTTGAATCTTCCTAAGTTAAAAAACGGATGTTTGTCTTTTAGAACCTAGACCATTTTCAGGAAAGTAGTTAGCTGGGTGTTTAATCCATGAATGTTGTATACTGCCTCCCCTACCACAATTCACACAATCCTATGGACAGTCCTACCTCACCCAGGTCCACCTACATAATCTTTATTCTACTGGTGAGTCAGCGTGACCTTTCAAATACGAACACAATGATACCTTGGTCCAAGAGATCGTAATGTATCTACTATCTTGCTGGTTTTACCTGCCTAAGCCTCCTGATTCGGTCACTGCTTATATAGTCTCTCAAGTTCACAGGAAGTATTGATTTTTCTAGGGTCctcattttatacaaattttacaaagggaaagagacaagggaaaaGGAATTCCACGAGTGAGGGGATGATTATTAGGGCTAAAAACCACAAAGTGGctcaggctttttaaaaaacccagagTGTGGATAATGACAAAAGCATAAATAtaagtattcaaagaaataaaagtttcaaacaacagaaaaggCCATGAATTCTTTTTTTACCTGTATACATCTTCCTTGGATCCATAACATATTTATTCATcagcatacatttatttaatctctaCTCTTAGCCTCTCCAGCAGTGGTTTCCCGTTGGCTACCTAGCCCCTCTGTGACTATTCCCAAAAGGATTTCTCTTAACTTTTCGACACAAGAACACACTAGAGAAAGGGAGCTACATCAGTGGCTCTTCAGTTACACCAAGGTTTGTCTCTTTTGAGCCAGCCCTTATGATCCAATCACCCTAGACTAAGTAAGAATGTTATTTAATCAAATATGTGGGGCAATATTTAGCTAAGAACAAAATGGGATCatctcagaaaagttaaaaataatatatgaactGAATCATTGTGATAAACAGGATCTCAAGAGTTAGGAGAGCTTCAATTTTTCGTGATCTCCGGCTAGGAGATGCTTAGGTTTTAGGGTATCAATATCAATGACAGGAGTTTTGGTAGAAAGTGAGAGGTCACTTTCTGTTTGATCTGGCCCAATTTAGTGATACCAAATGGCAGGTAAGCTGATAGACAGTGACAGTAGAATAGGACCCCATCTATCCCAGTAGACTGCTAATTGAGACTGCCTAATTAACTTAAAATCGCAGAGCCAATAACTCCTTTATTAATTGGAAATGAGTTGCATCCATGATTTTATGTAAGCTTCCCACTTAAGTATGGAGCCAAAGAAGCCACCTCGTTTCGGATCAGGAACTAAGATGTGACTACTCCCTTGTTTCCAGGCCTCAACACTCAACCAGTGCATGGAAATCCCTGAGGACAGAAATTAGATTGCTTCCTTTACTTTCCTTAGTATTCACTAGACTCTTCTGTCTGCAGAAGTATTTACTAATAATGCTTTTGACTATATTACTTACCTGTACTTTCCAGTTTGCTTTAAGAAGGCTAAATAGCTGTTTGCAAACAAAATTGTCTCTAATCCTACAAACTTTAcccaaagacttaaaaaaaaaatctacgtTTTTCACAACCAAGGGCTTAATTATGATTAAGTTACATACTTGAAGAAGAGGTAACTTTCTGTCATTGTTCAATGGACACATCATAATTCTTATGCCCAGCGTGAAATTAGTTGGCTTTgcttttttaatcttaaatatgCTTCTCCAGGGAACTTTCTGGCCCACAACCTACCACTGTGATGGGATTTAGAGTCTTTGGATGTGAAAACATCCATTTATCGACCAATTATCACATCCCCAACTATACTAAATCATGATCaaaagaggcccagagaagtaacCCTTGCTCTTGAGACTTATGTCCAATACCAAAATGAAACCTCTGGATTAATTTTGGATTCCTGACCACATATACCACCTTCACCCTACCTGAAATGGCTCTAGGAATTTATGGAACTGCTTTGGCTCAGGGAGGTACAAAATATGATCACAAAACAACTGCTTATGCCTTTACAGTAGTTAGTATCATGGGATGCTCTAGTCTCTATAGGATTACCAGATGACCATTCAACGTGTGTAATATGAAGTGCTTTTTCTAAAGGGAGATTAAGATCTCTGTTTATTAAGTTCAGAAGACAGTAAACTAAAGGATTGAGTGCTGCCAACTGATGATTGAAATTCCTAAAAATTTCCCTTTGGAGCCCTAAAATTTCACTTCTGCGAACCTAAGTAGAAATGGTCTAAATCAGTACTATCACAAAGAAACAATgagagccacatatgtaatttttagttttctagtagccacattaaaaacaggtgaaattagttttaataatatatattatttaacataatCCAAAATACTCATTTCGACATgggataaatatttaaaaattactgttgaTATTTTACTGTTTTCGGTAGTATAAGTCTTCAAAATATAGTATGTATTTTATGGCACATCAGTTCAGACTAGCCATGTTTGACTCATGGCTTTTCTATTGAACAGTGCAGGTCCAGATACCTGAAACGTTCCCTGGAGGCATAGCAGAATGGTTAGGGAGGAAGAGCATTAAACTCTGAGCCAGAcacatctgggttcaaatcctgattacCACCcatgtgtgactttgggcaaataacCTCAGTGTCtcatgtaaaatggagataatatctaTTTTGTTACAGTTTTGTAAGGAATATGTATAAGGTACCTATTACATGATAGGTACTCAAAACATGGTACTGAGTGGTTCCTTTGCCCAGCGTTGCAAGCAGGAATGCCCTTCCTGTTTTAGATAGTTGGATCCTTGAGATCCCAAACTCTCCCTTTTATATTCCTGTATATAGTTCCCTCTCATGACTTCCAGTAAAATATGCAGCATAGAGCTTTTTTCAAGAATCCAAACACCTCCACACCTAGAAAACACCTACCCCATCTTCAAAGGCCCCTGACAGGTGTGTGTCAAAGATCTCCAACAGAAGAAAAAACTCAagacataagcaaaataaagcaaaagaatttcagcaaataattataagaatttaaaagataCGAGATTCTGAGTGAACGTGTATTTCCAGAATGGATCCAGGACCTTGAAACTGAGAATGGCTTATTGCTCACTCTATGTGCAGCTTCTCAGGGCCTATCAAATGagtttctctttaaatttataccaaattttcccccttttcagggtaggtcttgtTAACACTGAGCAAATggaataaaaccacaaaaataatcatttttggTTTATCACTTGAATTAATCAAAACTTAAGTAAATCTAATAGTTCTCACTATGAATTTAATAAATTGCCATGCCCATGAGCACAGGGTTTGTAGGCCAGAAAATCTGCTTAATGAAATATATAGCttataaaaatctaaaagcaaGCTGCtgcctaattttttttccttccttccctttctattATATGTTCAGTTTTTCATCTCAACTAGATGTACAATacttgaaaattaagaaaatatcatgGGAGAATTAATGTGAGTTTATAAGGAGCACTGTCTCTTGAGCATTCATTAGAATTCTGTTTTCAGACACAGCTGCCTTAAACAGGCAATTTTTAGCAACCAAGAAGATGAGAAAGTGAGCCTACCATTATTTGAAAACTCAGGTTCCTATCAGGGTTTTCCAGACCAAAATTTAATAACTCAAATAGAAAATGTCTTTACTGAAGGGATCAACTCTAGGACCAAGACATAGCTGTGCTGTGAGAATCATACTAAGACAATACCAGACTTACCAGACAAAAAGCACTCGAGTTCAGATTTGCTTTCATGTGCTTTTGCATATTTCTTACTTGAAGACAGGCAAATCTTATCAGAAGAATCAAAAGGAAGAATCGTATATTAGGGTCCTTTCATccattcttttgattttattcttcacCCTTAGATAGTGAGGAGGTTTTGGAGTCCATCTGGAGAGGTAATTGCATGTCAGGGATTCTCACACTATTGACATTAGAGCCAAACAGTTCTTTGCTGTGGGGCATCCTGTGCGTTGCACAATCTTTAGTAGCCCTCTTGGCCTCTGCTCGTTAGACACCAGCAGCACCTCCCACTTCCCTTCCGCACttatgaaaaccaaaaatgtctccagacattgccgaACATTCCCTGCTCTATGTCATCAAAAGTAAGGCAAGAGATTTCATAATTTGGCTAGTCTCAAAGCTGTTTTATTAGCAtgcaattaaattttatttaaagcatcTTCTCCTTTGATTCCAAATATTCATCAG from Rhinolophus ferrumequinum isolate MPI-CBG mRhiFer1 chromosome 11, mRhiFer1_v1.p, whole genome shotgun sequence encodes the following:
- the ANKRD49 gene encoding ankyrin repeat domain-containing protein 49, with the protein product MEKEKVNDDGQPEPENSLDFSEHFNQLELLETHGHLIPTGTQSLWVGNSDEDEEQDEKTEEWYQLQEKKMEKDPSKLLLWAAEKNRLTTVQRLLAEKATHVNTRDEDKYTPLHRAAYSGNLNVVRELIAQGADVHAVTVDGWTPLHSACKWNNTRVASFLLQHDADINAQTKGLLTPLHLAAGNRDSKDTLELLLMNRYIKPDLKNNLEETAFDIARRTSIYQYLFEIVEGCTNSSPQS